A stretch of Pseudoclavibacter chungangensis DNA encodes these proteins:
- a CDS encoding alpha/beta fold hydrolase has translation MPDADVRDPSASPARGTILIAHGSMDTGRSFRRLRDALPNWRTVAYDRRGYGRSFDPAEAPASIGEHVADLRSLLDGPTVLLGHSMGGVLALMATALDPELVRAVVVYEAPLPWLEEWPDAPLARSDDPALVRAAGERFVRHAMGEGAWERLSASQRERFHDWSAALERELGELTFRPDDPALRWPFDPADVTVPVLVLHGSETAGRHRLGAPRWLEVLPDATGTVIEGAAHTGHVTHPAAIAQAIESFASERLGNPG, from the coding sequence GTGCCCGACGCCGATGTCCGCGACCCGAGCGCATCGCCCGCGCGCGGCACGATCCTCATCGCCCACGGCTCGATGGACACTGGGCGCAGCTTCCGTCGTCTGCGCGACGCGCTGCCGAACTGGCGGACGGTCGCCTACGACCGGCGCGGTTACGGCCGCTCGTTCGACCCCGCGGAGGCGCCCGCCTCGATCGGCGAGCACGTGGCCGATCTGCGGTCGCTCCTCGACGGACCCACCGTCCTCCTCGGCCACAGCATGGGCGGTGTGCTCGCGCTCATGGCGACGGCGCTCGACCCCGAGCTCGTGCGTGCCGTCGTCGTCTACGAGGCACCGCTGCCGTGGCTCGAGGAGTGGCCCGATGCGCCCCTCGCGCGCAGCGACGACCCCGCGCTCGTGCGCGCGGCGGGCGAACGCTTCGTCCGCCACGCGATGGGTGAGGGCGCCTGGGAACGGCTGAGCGCATCGCAGCGCGAGCGCTTCCACGACTGGAGCGCGGCACTCGAACGCGAACTCGGCGAGCTGACGTTCCGGCCGGACGACCCCGCGCTGCGGTGGCCGTTCGATCCCGCAGATGTGACCGTCCCCGTCCTCGTGCTGCACGGCTCGGAGACCGCGGGGCGCCACCGGCTCGGCGCGCCGCGGTGGCTCGAGGTGCTGCCCGACGCGACCGGCACCGTCATCGAGGGCGCTGCCCACACGGGCCACGTGACGCACCCCGCGGCGATCGCGCAGGCGATCGAGTCGTTCGCGAGCGAGCGCCTCGGGAATCCTGGCTGA